TGATCACTGCGCTGGAAAATCGCGACCCGTCGCAGCGCATCACTGAGCTGATGAATGTCACGTATTCGACGCAGCTCCTCGCCGGGATGTTGGTCCTCACCATGGGGGCATACTTTTTCGCCGAGCGCGTCGCGCAGCGGGGCCATGGTGAAGAGAGCGTGGCGAGTCCGGACTCCGAACTCCACATCGTGCTGACGCACGAGTGGGACCACGAAGCAGTCGTTCCGGGACTGCCGGGCTAGGGCAACCGAACCGCAGCCGGAGTTGGACCTCAGCCTGCGCGAAGGCCGAACTCGTTGCTGTCCGGGTCGGCCAGCTCAACGCCGTCAGACAGGTCGCGAAGACGGGTCGCGCCGAGCGAAACAAGTCGTTCGGCCTCGCCGGTGGGATCAGCGGTGACCAGATCGAAGCGCTGTCGATTCCTTCCGTACTTACGACCCCAGGCGTCCCACGAGATCTTGGTGCCGCCGAGCGGCGACTGGACCGCCGTCTGCTCGTTCTCGTCCCACACGAGCGGCCAGCCCAGCGCGTCGCGCCAGAAGAGGCCCACCTGCCGGGTCCCGTCACAGGTCACCTCGCCGAGGTAGCCGGAGCCGGCCAGGTACTTGTTGCCGGGCTCGATGACGCAAAGTTCGTTGCCGCCCGGGTCAGCCAGTACGACGTGGGGGTCTTCAAGCCCCACGTCAATCTGACGGCCACCCAGGCGCAGCGCCGTCTCGACGGTGCGCCGCTGCTCTTCGATGCTGCTGCTGGTCAGGTGCAGGTGCAGCCGCCGTGGGCCGAGCTGCTCGGTGTCCGAGGTGACGAAGCGGAGTCCGACCTGCGTCTC
Above is a window of Mycobacteriales bacterium DNA encoding:
- a CDS encoding VOC family protein; translation: MSLRLETVTFDVADPAAVAAFWAGLLDREVVPEARGALVPGDETQVGLRFVTSDTEQLGPRRLHLHLTSSSIEEQRRTVETALRLGGRQIDVGLEDPHVVLADPGGNELCVIEPGNKYLAGSGYLGEVTCDGTRQVGLFWRDALGWPLVWDENEQTAVQSPLGGTKISWDAWGRKYGRNRQRFDLVTADPTGEAERLVSLGATRLRDLSDGVELADPDSNEFGLRAG